In Pedobacter africanus, a single window of DNA contains:
- a CDS encoding BT_3987 domain-containing protein, with translation MNTQKYNLLALFVLLCFAACKTNDAFELETDSKAGAQIFIAKANRGTQNLTIFPYTDDAREFTFGAGYGALGLPANNISIKFSVDQKALDSINAIRLNSALPPYEKFPADAYQVGKLEVTIPKGGMSSDLVSIKYFSKKFSSDKSYCLPLTITDASGYTISPMAKTIFIVAPKLEEVPATTTGWIATASTEQVTGESTGLASALIDGNLATIWHSRYSPLPRSSYPHWLNFDMLQPIYVTKVAIAARQNNANGFTKFKLEGTLDGTNWILLGDNLAFDPAVKSFQEYPITRQYLRQIRATLLEGKQDLTFMAEFTVYRY, from the coding sequence ATGAATACTCAAAAATATAACCTTTTGGCATTGTTTGTTTTGCTTTGCTTTGCTGCCTGCAAAACAAATGACGCTTTTGAACTTGAAACCGACTCCAAAGCTGGTGCGCAGATATTTATTGCCAAGGCCAACAGAGGCACGCAGAATTTAACCATATTTCCTTATACGGACGATGCACGGGAATTTACCTTTGGTGCAGGTTATGGTGCATTGGGTTTACCGGCAAACAATATCAGTATTAAATTTTCTGTTGATCAGAAAGCGCTTGACAGCATCAATGCCATCCGCCTCAATTCGGCCCTGCCTCCCTATGAGAAATTTCCGGCAGATGCTTACCAGGTGGGCAAGCTGGAAGTTACCATTCCAAAAGGAGGGATGTCGTCCGATCTGGTTAGCATTAAGTACTTTTCCAAAAAGTTCAGTTCCGACAAAAGCTATTGTCTGCCCTTAACCATCACCGACGCCTCAGGGTATACCATCAGCCCTATGGCAAAGACGATTTTTATTGTTGCGCCAAAGCTGGAAGAAGTTCCGGCCACAACCACAGGCTGGATTGCCACAGCATCTACAGAGCAGGTAACAGGCGAATCTACAGGCCTCGCCTCTGCACTTATAGACGGCAATCTGGCTACCATATGGCATTCCAGGTATTCGCCATTGCCAAGGAGCAGTTACCCGCACTGGCTGAATTTCGATATGCTTCAACCTATATACGTGACTAAAGTAGCCATTGCCGCAAGGCAGAACAATGCCAATGGTTTTACTAAATTTAAGCTTGAAGGTACACTGGATGGCACAAACTGGATCCTGCTGGGCGATAACCTGGCTTTTGATCCGGCTGTAAAAAGCTTTCAGGAATATCCCATCACCAGGCAGTACCTGAGGCAGATCAGGGCAACCCTGCTCGAGGGTAAGCAAGATCTAACTTTTATGGCAGAGTTTACAGTTTACAGGTATTGA
- a CDS encoding DUF3472 domain-containing protein, translating into MKNHNLIIALMLFMAMITLSCKKAGASKAGTEKPVPVVPEPVKPNPAGPSLIVPMAGNAFVTTLAAGSSETVTSTKMAGWTNPNSVFSAYFRLGVPGSLSVKMKASVPSGSSVVKLSINGTPFTVNLSGAAYSTYEVGSLNITAAGYVKIDFQGISKTSTYFADVSDLEISGSATASNVLYANDANNFYWSRRGPSVHLKYAVPANTEWFYSELTVPAGQDNIGSYFMSNGFDGGYFGIQVNSATERRVLFSVWNPANGTTTWTRKGTDVVATTFTGEGEGGQSYLLFNWVAGNTYKFLTQAKPDGQGNTLFSAWFFAPELNQWRFMVTWKRPNTNAHLTGVYSFLENFRDVNGYMGRKAEYHNQWARSASGIWTELTSAYFTGDATVNNGQRKDYAAGVTNGRFYMQNGGFFADFVEVKQTFTRPATGTAPVIDFNSLP; encoded by the coding sequence ATGAAAAACCATAACCTGATCATAGCCCTGATGTTGTTCATGGCTATGATCACCCTTTCCTGTAAGAAGGCCGGGGCATCAAAAGCGGGCACAGAAAAGCCGGTTCCTGTCGTACCCGAACCGGTTAAACCTAATCCGGCAGGTCCTTCATTAATTGTACCGATGGCGGGCAATGCCTTTGTCACTACCCTTGCTGCAGGCAGCTCGGAAACCGTAACCAGCACTAAAATGGCAGGATGGACCAATCCAAATAGTGTTTTTAGTGCTTATTTCAGGTTAGGGGTACCAGGCAGCTTAAGCGTTAAAATGAAGGCCAGTGTACCTTCCGGCAGCAGCGTGGTTAAGCTCAGTATCAATGGTACACCTTTTACGGTAAACCTGTCGGGAGCAGCCTACAGCACTTACGAGGTAGGCAGCCTGAATATTACCGCCGCAGGCTATGTAAAAATCGACTTTCAGGGCATCTCCAAAACATCTACCTATTTTGCTGATGTTTCCGACCTGGAGATCAGCGGTAGCGCTACGGCCTCAAATGTGCTGTATGCCAATGATGCCAATAATTTTTACTGGTCCAGGCGTGGCCCTTCTGTTCACCTCAAATATGCTGTACCAGCAAATACAGAATGGTTTTATAGTGAACTTACAGTGCCGGCAGGGCAGGACAACATTGGAAGCTATTTTATGTCGAATGGTTTTGATGGTGGATATTTTGGTATCCAGGTAAACTCTGCGACAGAAAGAAGAGTGCTGTTTTCTGTGTGGAACCCGGCCAATGGAACGACAACCTGGACCAGGAAAGGGACTGATGTAGTTGCCACAACCTTCACCGGAGAAGGAGAGGGCGGACAGTCTTACCTGCTGTTTAACTGGGTAGCCGGGAACACCTATAAATTTCTTACGCAGGCCAAACCAGACGGACAGGGAAATACATTGTTCTCGGCCTGGTTTTTTGCACCCGAATTGAATCAATGGCGGTTTATGGTTACCTGGAAACGGCCAAATACCAATGCCCATTTGACAGGCGTTTATTCTTTTTTAGAGAATTTCAGGGATGTAAACGGCTATATGGGCAGAAAAGCGGAGTATCATAACCAATGGGCAAGAAGTGCTTCGGGGATCTGGACGGAGCTTACCAGTGCCTATTTTACCGGAGATGCTACGGTGAACAACGGGCAGCGAAAAGACTATGCAGCCGGGGTTACCAATGGCCGTTTCTACATGCAGAACGGCGGTTTTTTTGCTGATTTTGTAGAAGTTAAACAAACTTTTACCCGTCCAGCTACTGGAACTGCGCCGGTGATCGACTTTAACTCACTGCCTTAA
- a CDS encoding sigma-54-dependent transcriptional regulator, whose amino-acid sequence MAKLLIIDDERAIRNTLREILEYENYEVEDIDNGIEGLDLIRKKKYDLVLCDIKMNKMDGMEVLEQALAYSPDLPFIMISGHGTVETAIEASKKGAFDFISKPPDLNRLLITVRNALDRGTLVTETKVLKRKASKTRDILGSSENISKIKETIERVAPTEARVLITGANGSGKELVARWLHEKSQRAESPLIEVNCAAIPSELIESELFGHEKGSFTSAVKQRIGKFELANGGTLFLDEIGDMSLSAQAKVLRALQEHKITRVGGEKELEVNVRVLAATNKDLLKEIEAGNFRMDLYHRLNVINIHVPHLTERTEDIPEIALNFLEEICRDYGMPVKKISDGAMTALQALPWTGNVRELHNMIERLIILSDKVITENDVVAFANPGGGTNIGSANSSNGHAGAVSGTAVDYDKFSNFQDYKDHAEREFIKFKLEKNNWNVSKTADDIDIQRSHLYSKIEKFGLKRAAE is encoded by the coding sequence ATGGCAAAACTATTGATAATTGATGATGAAAGGGCAATAAGGAATACGCTCCGTGAGATTTTAGAATACGAAAACTACGAGGTTGAAGATATTGACAATGGCATAGAAGGCTTGGACCTGATCAGGAAAAAGAAATATGACCTGGTGCTATGCGACATAAAAATGAATAAGATGGATGGAATGGAAGTACTGGAACAGGCACTTGCCTACAGTCCGGACCTTCCTTTTATCATGATATCCGGCCACGGCACAGTGGAAACTGCCATTGAGGCCAGTAAAAAAGGGGCTTTTGATTTCATTTCCAAACCGCCCGACCTGAACAGACTACTGATTACCGTTAGAAATGCGCTGGACAGAGGTACTTTGGTAACCGAAACCAAGGTACTTAAAAGAAAAGCAAGCAAAACCAGGGATATCCTGGGCAGCTCTGAAAATATCAGTAAAATTAAGGAAACCATCGAACGGGTGGCCCCTACTGAAGCGCGCGTATTGATTACAGGCGCAAATGGTAGTGGTAAAGAACTGGTAGCCCGCTGGCTGCATGAAAAATCGCAGCGCGCTGAAAGCCCGCTGATAGAAGTTAATTGCGCAGCTATACCATCGGAACTAATTGAAAGCGAACTGTTTGGTCATGAGAAGGGCTCCTTTACTTCAGCAGTAAAACAACGCATCGGTAAGTTTGAACTGGCGAATGGCGGTACACTTTTCCTGGATGAAATTGGCGATATGAGCCTTTCTGCACAGGCAAAAGTACTGCGTGCCTTGCAGGAACATAAAATTACCCGTGTAGGGGGCGAAAAAGAGCTGGAAGTAAATGTACGGGTACTTGCGGCAACAAATAAAGACCTGCTAAAAGAGATCGAGGCCGGAAATTTCAGGATGGACTTGTACCACCGTCTGAATGTGATCAATATCCATGTTCCGCATTTGACAGAACGTACGGAAGACATCCCTGAAATAGCATTGAACTTCCTGGAAGAGATTTGCAGAGATTACGGGATGCCGGTTAAAAAGATCAGTGATGGCGCCATGACAGCGCTGCAGGCATTGCCCTGGACAGGTAATGTACGTGAGCTGCACAACATGATAGAACGTTTGATCATTTTGAGCGATAAGGTCATTACAGAAAATGATGTGGTTGCATTTGCAAATCCGGGCGGGGGTACCAATATTGGTTCAGCAAATTCGTCCAACGGCCATGCGGGTGCTGTTTCGGGCACTGCTGTTGATTATGATAAATTCAGCAATTTCCAGGATTATAAAGATCATGCCGAAAGAGAGTTCATCAAGTTTAAACTGGAGAAGAACAACTGGAATGTATCCAAAACTGCCGATGACATTGACATTCAGCGCAGTCACCTGTACAGCAAGATAGAGAAGTTTGGCCTTAAGCGGGCCGCAGAATAG
- a CDS encoding TonB-dependent receptor has product MQIKKFLLPAIVCANVFFANAQTQLSGITGKVKSSNGTAVPAATVRLQNSSYGAVSDENGNYSISNVKPGSYILSVTAIGFKARKKNIKVEAGPPQNADFSLEEDAHNMETVNVIGRTKAQEVNRQAFNVTAIDAKKLYNTTLDISGALDRVGGVRVRETGGVGSSFNLSINGFSGNRIRYFIDGIPMDNFGSSFQINNIPINIADRVEVYKGVVPMWLGSDALGGAINIVTSDYYRNYADISYAYGSFNTHRTVINAAATTKNGFTVQLNAFQNYSDNNYKVHVEAADINTGAYAPEAVLPRFHDTYHNETLIANVGLVDKSFADKLLLGMTMGKNYKEMQTGARMAVVYGGWHRRGSIMMPSLKYKKENLIKGLDLTINANYNLGYEQNIDTVSGRFDWYGGFRPIGSSGEQGRTMTRYRNNNGLATAMASYRLNENSSISLNNVYNTFNRKVNDKENPGNADNNRVKKLSKNVIGLGYSYDLKDRFSLTVFGKLLTQRSVISDNGGGQPGIDKIGYGAALSYHLKPDFQLKASYELANRLPESNDIFGDLENLIGNPNLRPENSHNLNAGFSYGFAWNKDHRFSVAANGIYRYASDYIMMSFAPNQNKNILENREAVKAWGGDAEIRYSYKGWLSAGATFTYQMIKNLEEYVNDNNGNRTSTLSPVYLDQVPNIPYLFGNADVSAALKNVWRKGNNLNIGYNLMYVHEFWLYWPSRGQRDVTSKFVVPAQLSHDINIVYSMAQGKYNIGLEARNITDERMYDNFSLQKPGRAFYLNLRYFFNNK; this is encoded by the coding sequence ATGCAAATTAAGAAATTTTTGCTGCCGGCCATAGTATGTGCCAATGTTTTTTTTGCAAATGCCCAGACACAACTGTCAGGCATCACTGGAAAGGTAAAAAGCAGTAATGGCACAGCGGTTCCTGCAGCAACCGTCAGGCTCCAGAATTCCTCGTATGGGGCGGTCTCAGATGAAAACGGAAATTACAGCATCAGCAATGTAAAGCCCGGTAGTTACATACTAAGTGTTACTGCAATTGGCTTTAAAGCCCGGAAAAAGAATATAAAGGTAGAAGCGGGCCCGCCGCAAAATGCTGACTTCAGTCTTGAAGAAGATGCGCATAACATGGAAACGGTTAACGTCATTGGGCGTACCAAGGCGCAGGAAGTAAACAGGCAGGCTTTTAATGTGACGGCGATCGACGCAAAAAAGCTATACAACACTACGCTGGATATTTCAGGGGCCTTGGATCGTGTAGGAGGCGTAAGGGTACGGGAAACAGGCGGCGTAGGTTCCAGTTTCAATTTATCCATCAATGGTTTTTCCGGGAACCGTATCAGGTATTTTATTGATGGAATTCCGATGGATAATTTTGGTTCCTCTTTTCAGATCAATAACATCCCGATCAATATTGCCGATCGTGTGGAAGTTTATAAAGGAGTGGTTCCCATGTGGCTGGGCTCTGATGCCCTTGGAGGTGCCATCAACATTGTAACCAGTGACTACTACCGTAACTATGCAGACATTTCTTACGCTTATGGCTCTTTCAATACTCACAGAACTGTTATTAACGCCGCCGCTACTACGAAAAATGGATTTACGGTACAGTTAAATGCCTTCCAGAATTATTCCGACAACAACTATAAGGTGCATGTAGAAGCTGCTGATATCAATACCGGTGCCTATGCACCCGAAGCTGTCTTACCACGGTTTCACGATACCTATCATAATGAAACACTGATTGCCAATGTGGGGCTGGTTGACAAAAGTTTTGCAGATAAACTTCTACTAGGGATGACCATGGGTAAAAACTACAAAGAAATGCAGACTGGTGCACGTATGGCAGTTGTTTATGGAGGATGGCACAGACGGGGCAGTATCATGATGCCGAGCCTTAAATATAAGAAGGAAAACCTGATTAAAGGGCTTGACCTGACCATCAATGCCAATTACAACCTGGGCTACGAGCAAAACATTGATACCGTAAGCGGGAGGTTTGACTGGTATGGCGGGTTCAGGCCAATTGGCTCCAGCGGAGAGCAGGGACGTACCATGACCAGGTACAGAAACAACAACGGATTGGCTACGGCTATGGCTAGCTACCGTCTTAACGAAAATAGTTCCATCTCTCTGAATAATGTTTACAATACTTTTAACCGAAAGGTAAATGATAAGGAAAACCCCGGCAATGCAGATAATAACCGGGTAAAGAAACTCAGCAAAAATGTAATCGGTTTAGGTTATTCTTATGATCTGAAAGACAGATTTAGTCTTACCGTTTTTGGAAAACTGCTGACACAAAGGTCCGTCATCAGCGATAATGGAGGGGGGCAGCCGGGAATTGACAAAATAGGGTATGGTGCCGCGCTAAGCTACCATTTAAAGCCTGACTTCCAGTTGAAAGCTTCTTATGAGCTGGCTAACCGCTTGCCGGAGTCAAACGATATATTCGGGGATCTGGAAAACCTGATAGGCAACCCAAATTTAAGACCGGAGAACAGTCATAACCTTAACGCAGGATTCAGCTATGGATTTGCATGGAATAAAGATCACCGTTTTTCAGTAGCCGCAAATGGAATTTACCGCTATGCCAGCGACTATATCATGATGTCATTTGCCCCCAATCAAAACAAAAACATACTGGAAAACAGGGAAGCTGTAAAAGCCTGGGGTGGAGATGCCGAAATCAGGTATTCCTATAAAGGCTGGTTAAGCGCTGGTGCAACATTTACTTATCAGATGATCAAAAACCTGGAGGAATATGTGAACGATAATAATGGTAACCGTACCAGCACCCTGAGCCCGGTATACCTGGACCAGGTGCCTAACATTCCCTACCTGTTTGGGAATGCAGATGTATCTGCAGCATTGAAAAATGTATGGAGAAAGGGCAACAACCTGAACATCGGCTATAACCTCATGTATGTGCACGAATTCTGGTTGTATTGGCCAAGCAGAGGACAAAGAGATGTTACGAGCAAATTTGTTGTGCCTGCACAGTTGTCCCACGACATAAATATTGTGTACAGTATGGCTCAGGGCAAGTACAACATCGGCCTGGAAGCACGCAATATTACTGATGAACGGATGTACGATAATTTTAGCCTGCAAAAGCCTGGTCGTGCTTTTTATTTAAACCTTAGATATTTCTTTAACAACAAATAA
- a CDS encoding DUF4374 domain-containing protein gives MKTNFTKALAALSLAVAMTSCTKNNKDVPENPGNFILAVTPAATTGVADYLLTAGSLESGTISTAGNGIEQDGSYRYYVTSNNKFFSMLYGQGNPGAVTTYNITNGKLTKISNFQSETVQAFAPVNDDILMFKIPRTIAATGNTLATWYRVNTNSLLIAADGSVNAIEPTGNGEIAHFSWIKQVGNKVYAPFFGIKNRSFETDYPDYAGIAVYSYPDMKYEKTIKDTRTSFIGRYFVDGLGLVENGDVYAFSSAVAQSGGVMTSTKPSAIIRIKSGTEVFDNTYFMNFETASNGYVITNWLYIGNNNFVAHIEPKVTKGAYATGRQLAIVNVVNSTVKLVSGLPAVSEISGITTNNYTPKDGRTAYVGVNLANSAGSYVYKIDAGTATATRGLKVEGGVITAIQHLQ, from the coding sequence ATGAAAACAAACTTTACAAAAGCGCTAGCTGCGCTCAGTCTGGCTGTGGCGATGACCTCATGCACTAAGAATAATAAAGATGTCCCTGAAAATCCGGGCAATTTTATTCTGGCCGTTACACCTGCCGCAACAACTGGCGTGGCCGATTATCTGCTGACGGCAGGAAGCCTGGAATCCGGAACGATCTCTACTGCCGGAAACGGAATTGAGCAGGACGGTTCTTATCGTTACTATGTAACCAGTAACAACAAGTTTTTTAGTATGCTGTACGGACAGGGAAATCCGGGTGCGGTTACTACTTATAATATTACCAACGGTAAGCTGACTAAAATATCTAATTTCCAATCGGAAACGGTGCAGGCTTTTGCTCCCGTAAACGATGATATCCTGATGTTTAAAATTCCAAGAACAATTGCAGCAACCGGTAATACGCTGGCTACCTGGTATCGTGTTAATACCAATAGTTTGCTCATTGCCGCAGACGGCAGTGTAAATGCAATTGAACCTACAGGTAATGGCGAGATTGCTCACTTCAGTTGGATCAAGCAGGTCGGAAATAAAGTGTATGCACCTTTCTTCGGGATAAAGAACAGATCATTTGAGACTGATTATCCTGATTATGCAGGTATTGCGGTGTATTCTTACCCTGATATGAAGTACGAGAAAACCATCAAAGACACACGTACCAGCTTTATCGGAAGGTATTTTGTAGATGGCCTTGGCCTGGTTGAAAATGGGGATGTATACGCCTTCTCCAGTGCTGTTGCACAATCAGGGGGAGTGATGACTTCAACCAAACCTTCCGCGATTATCCGTATCAAATCAGGTACTGAAGTATTTGACAATACTTATTTTATGAATTTTGAAACAGCTTCAAATGGATATGTGATCACTAACTGGTTGTATATTGGCAACAACAACTTTGTAGCCCATATTGAACCTAAAGTGACAAAAGGCGCTTACGCCACAGGCAGACAACTGGCCATAGTAAACGTTGTAAACAGTACTGTGAAGCTGGTAAGCGGTTTACCTGCAGTTTCCGAGATCTCAGGTATCACTACCAATAATTATACACCTAAAGACGGTAGAACCGCTTACGTTGGTGTAAACCTCGCAAATTCAGCTGGCAGCTATGTTTACAAAATTGATGCGGGCACAGCGACAGCAACCAGAGGGTTAAAAGTTGAGGGTGGGGTAATCACAGCTATTCAGCATCTGCAGTAA
- a CDS encoding PepSY-associated TM helix domain-containing protein: protein MVPANKNTPAKKKSKDSLFTRINKWLHLWLGLASGIIVLIVCLTGCIWVFNDEIEGLLEPETKVERQDKPVITPAQLSALVARDYPDKLPAYASYQQGRTVNLNLRDKVEKKEKGERGGGRRGGGVTLKINPYTGEVISKEVLKKGETDFFRFILNGHRFLWMPYEIGRPIVNYGTLVFVVLLITGLIWWYPKKWNKSTRDKSFKIKWGASFKRVNLDLHNVLGFYSLLFLLAIALTGMVYGIKWYSEGLYWVTSGGEKLREFKRMESDSLQLNKHYTPEVAMDLAWNKVIAKHPKSQGFYYNFPDTAKAKAIIAITVYPTAGQFYNSKGYTFDQHTLAELKREDAYAVDYADASAAVKLRKMNYDIHVGSILGFPGKVLAFLASLIGASLPITGFLIWYGRKFKKKKKPAGQDKPLQRAAKKGATAKPEMAESL, encoded by the coding sequence ATGGTACCGGCAAACAAAAACACCCCAGCAAAAAAGAAGAGCAAGGATTCTCTTTTTACAAGGATCAACAAATGGCTCCACCTATGGTTGGGGCTTGCATCGGGCATCATTGTACTGATTGTATGTTTAACAGGCTGTATCTGGGTATTTAACGACGAGATTGAAGGTTTACTGGAACCTGAAACCAAGGTAGAACGACAGGATAAACCTGTAATCACCCCTGCACAGTTATCGGCCCTTGTCGCCCGGGATTATCCAGATAAGCTTCCTGCCTATGCCAGTTACCAGCAGGGGCGTACCGTCAATCTGAACCTGAGAGACAAGGTGGAGAAAAAAGAAAAAGGCGAACGCGGCGGCGGTAGAAGGGGTGGCGGCGTTACCCTTAAGATCAACCCCTATACCGGTGAGGTTATCAGTAAGGAAGTACTTAAAAAAGGGGAAACGGATTTCTTTAGGTTTATCTTAAACGGGCACAGGTTCCTTTGGATGCCCTACGAAATTGGCAGGCCGATTGTAAATTATGGAACCCTGGTTTTTGTGGTGCTGCTCATTACAGGTCTGATCTGGTGGTACCCAAAAAAATGGAACAAATCTACCCGCGATAAAAGCTTCAAGATTAAATGGGGTGCATCTTTTAAACGGGTAAACCTAGACCTGCACAACGTGCTGGGTTTCTATTCGCTGCTTTTCCTGCTGGCCATCGCACTTACCGGAATGGTATATGGCATCAAGTGGTACAGCGAAGGATTGTACTGGGTAACTTCGGGAGGAGAAAAGCTAAGGGAATTTAAACGTATGGAGTCTGACTCCCTGCAGCTCAATAAACATTATACTCCTGAAGTAGCTATGGACCTGGCCTGGAACAAGGTAATTGCAAAACACCCCAAATCTCAGGGCTTTTATTACAATTTTCCGGATACTGCCAAGGCTAAAGCTATCATTGCCATTACCGTGTATCCAACAGCGGGGCAATTTTACAACAGCAAAGGCTATACTTTCGACCAGCACACGCTGGCCGAACTTAAAAGAGAGGATGCATATGCCGTAGATTACGCAGATGCAAGCGCTGCGGTAAAGCTCCGTAAAATGAATTATGATATCCATGTAGGTAGCATCCTTGGTTTTCCAGGTAAAGTGCTGGCATTTCTGGCCTCTTTGATCGGGGCCAGCTTGCCCATCACTGGTTTTCTGATCTGGTACGGACGGAAGTTTAAAAAGAAGAAAAAGCCTGCAGGACAGGACAAGCCTTTGCAAAGGGCAGCGAAGAAAGGAGCAACAGCTAAGCCGGAAATGGCCGAAAGCTTATAA
- a CDS encoding c-type cytochrome — MRRYFTGTLFLLSIGLIVFSCQDAAQVKQDVYYVNGRDLYIKHCQNCHGSNGEGLGTLTPPLTDTIFLKQNRQKLACFIKNGIKEPITVGGQVYEGTMPDFAVLHPIDIAQLLVYISNSFGNKQGMYTQEEVEAALKKCK, encoded by the coding sequence ATGCGCAGGTACTTTACAGGCACTTTATTCCTGCTTTCCATTGGTCTTATTGTATTTTCCTGTCAGGACGCAGCCCAGGTAAAGCAGGATGTTTATTATGTGAACGGCCGGGATCTGTACATCAAACATTGCCAGAATTGCCATGGCAGCAATGGCGAGGGCCTGGGTACTTTGACACCTCCGCTTACAGACACCATCTTTTTAAAGCAAAACCGACAGAAACTGGCATGTTTTATCAAAAACGGAATTAAGGAGCCCATTACCGTAGGAGGACAGGTGTATGAAGGTACCATGCCTGATTTTGCTGTACTGCATCCTATTGATATTGCCCAGTTACTGGTTTACATCAGCAATTCTTTTGGAAATAAGCAGGGCATGTATACCCAGGAAGAAGTGGAGGCTGCATTAAAAAAGTGCAAGTAA
- a CDS encoding SCO family protein: MKLKFFFPLRFLIIPVLLLSACQDAKKLPILGPRAAETVKNADGTSRVDTVYQTIPVFRFLNQDSVYVTNDNFKDKIYIADFFFTSCSSICPTMHRNMKTIFDKFKDNPDVMYLSHTIDFKYDKPSVLKKYAQKLGVDNGKWQFVWGTKDSVYSIAEKNYLVAVAEDATNRDGYIHQGWLVLIDKQKRLRGAYDGTKTEDVAKLIKDIPVLLAEYKK, translated from the coding sequence ATGAAATTAAAATTTTTCTTTCCACTGCGTTTTTTAATTATACCTGTTTTACTGCTTTCTGCCTGTCAGGACGCAAAAAAACTGCCTATACTAGGCCCCAGGGCTGCAGAAACGGTTAAGAATGCCGATGGTACAAGCCGCGTAGATACGGTTTACCAGACCATCCCGGTATTCCGTTTTTTAAACCAGGACAGTGTATATGTCACCAACGATAATTTTAAGGATAAGATCTATATTGCCGATTTCTTTTTTACTTCCTGCAGTAGCATCTGCCCTACCATGCACCGCAACATGAAAACCATATTCGATAAGTTTAAGGACAACCCGGATGTGATGTACCTTTCGCACACCATTGATTTTAAATACGATAAACCATCTGTACTAAAGAAATATGCGCAGAAGCTGGGTGTCGACAATGGCAAATGGCAATTTGTATGGGGTACAAAAGACAGTGTGTACAGCATCGCAGAAAAAAATTACCTGGTTGCCGTAGCCGAAGATGCTACCAACAGGGACGGCTATATCCACCAGGGCTGGCTGGTATTGATAGACAAACAAAAACGCCTTCGTGGTGCCTATGATGGCACAAAAACCGAGGATGTTGCCAAATTGATCAAAGACATTCCTGTTTTACTGGCAGAATATAAAAAGTAG